The Acinetobacter sp. GSS19 genome includes a region encoding these proteins:
- the rpmE gene encoding 50S ribosomal protein L31 — MRADIHPKYETLVATCSCGNVIETRSALGKETLYLDVCSACHPFYTGKQKNVDTGGRIDKFKQRFAGMSRSIKRG; from the coding sequence ATGCGCGCCGATATTCACCCAAAATACGAAACACTTGTTGCAACTTGTTCATGTGGTAACGTGATCGAAACCCGTTCAGCTTTAGGTAAAGAAACACTTTATCTTGACGTATGTTCAGCATGCCACCCGTTCTATACTGGTAAGCAAAAGAACGTCGACACTGGCGGTCGTATCGACAAGTTCAAACAACGTTTTGCAGGTATGTCACGTTCTATCAAACGTGGTTAA
- a CDS encoding bile acid:sodium symporter family protein: protein MLKLLALDRFTILLFVMVLLASLWPISGQAAEYFSVLTTSAIALLFFLHGAKLSRDAIREGLFHWKLHSIIFLFTFALFPGLGLLARPILEPLLGQMLYWGFLFLCFLPSTVQSSIAFTSMAQGNVAGAVCSASFSNIIGMLITPLLVSLFIMGSNTPQYDPSQAILQIIGLLLVPFVLGQLMRPWIYPKMQKFPNLVKNFDQWSILLVVYGAFSGAVVNGLWQQVDLSTLFVLILVCSVLLAVIMGLAFWCARLLGFDLADQKTIFFCASKKTLASGVPMAQILFMGLPLGILLLPIMIFHQIQLMVCGILANAWSKSSDSSIE, encoded by the coding sequence ATGTTGAAATTGTTGGCTTTGGATCGTTTTACCATTCTATTGTTTGTAATGGTTTTGCTGGCGAGTCTGTGGCCGATTTCCGGGCAGGCGGCCGAGTATTTTTCTGTACTCACTACCAGTGCAATTGCATTGCTGTTTTTCTTGCATGGCGCCAAATTATCACGTGATGCGATCCGTGAGGGATTATTCCACTGGAAATTACACAGTATTATTTTCCTGTTTACTTTTGCTTTGTTTCCGGGATTGGGGCTCTTGGCTCGACCGATCTTGGAACCTTTATTGGGGCAAATGCTGTATTGGGGTTTTCTATTTTTATGCTTCTTGCCCTCAACCGTGCAGTCCTCCATCGCGTTTACCTCTATGGCACAAGGCAATGTCGCTGGAGCCGTCTGTAGTGCCTCTTTTTCCAACATTATTGGTATGTTGATTACTCCATTGCTGGTGAGCTTGTTTATTATGGGGAGTAATACGCCACAGTATGACCCGAGTCAGGCGATTCTGCAGATTATTGGCTTGTTACTGGTGCCTTTTGTCTTGGGTCAATTGATGCGACCTTGGATCTATCCCAAAATGCAAAAATTTCCGAATTTAGTGAAAAATTTTGATCAGTGGTCGATTTTATTGGTGGTGTATGGTGCTTTCAGCGGTGCAGTGGTCAATGGCCTATGGCAGCAAGTGGACTTATCGACTTTGTTCGTGCTGATTCTGGTTTGCTCGGTTTTACTGGCCGTGATTATGGGTTTGGCTTTTTGGTGTGCGCGATTGCTTGGGTTTGACCTTGCCGATCAGAAAACGATTTTCTTTTGTGCCTCCAAAAAAACTTTGGCCAGTGGCGTTCCTATGGCGCAAATTTTATTTATGGGTTTACCTCTCGGGATTCTATTGTTGCCGATCATGATTTTTCACCAGATCCAGTTGATGGTGTGTGGCATATTAGCCAATGCCTGGTCGAAATCCTCAGATTCATCTATAGAATGA
- the gloA gene encoding lactoylglutathione lyase — MRMLHTMLRVGNLERSLAFYTEVLGMRLLRKRDYEEGRFTLAFVGYGDEDSTTVLELTHNWDTESYDLGNGYGHIAIAVEDAYQACEEIKARGGKVVREAGPMKGGVTVIAFVEDPDGYKVELIQQDENARNN; from the coding sequence ATGCGTATGTTACATACCATGCTCCGTGTGGGGAATCTGGAACGTTCATTGGCTTTTTATACTGAAGTTTTAGGTATGCGCTTATTACGCAAGCGTGACTATGAAGAAGGGCGTTTTACCTTGGCTTTTGTCGGTTATGGTGATGAGGACAGCACAACTGTGCTGGAATTGACGCATAACTGGGATACTGAAAGTTATGACCTCGGTAATGGTTATGGCCATATTGCGATCGCTGTCGAGGATGCCTACCAAGCCTGTGAAGAGATCAAAGCCCGTGGTGGTAAAGTGGTGCGTGAAGCAGGGCCCATGAAAGGAGGCGTCACCGTGATTGCCTTTGTTGAGGATCCGGATGGCTATAAAGTCGAGCTGATTCAGCAAGATGAGAATGCCCGCAATAATTAA
- a CDS encoding AmpG family muropeptide MFS transporter — MTTQSTGWKNAFTAFWDRRAIIMLFLGFSAGIPILLIFSSLSLWLGEAGIDKSAVTFFSWAALGYSFKFVWAPLIDELPVPVLTRSLGRRRAWLLIAQSLIILAIGIMAFSNPALGQSSLIQMAIGAVLLGFASATQDIVIDAYRIELAETQMQTVLASTYNAGYRIGMIVAGAGALFLAAYLGTAKGNYIYEAWKYTYLSMAAVMLVGVITTFIIREPKVERVYKTYARSDYFRLVLVFLVAVAGFVLSYIYSDRLVQAVIEAAQISDTFLKFLLESVRFIGSALVALVLGSLLVKAKVVNQQMAHETWINPIQDFFQRYGLKLALVLLLLIGFYRISDIIAGVISNVFYQDLNFSKEQIAEAVKVYGVIFTLIGGFLGGLLAQRFNIMKIMLIGAILASSTNLIFIGLVKSGNALAPVEIQIGEQHYRTTADEVGYWKLKIPAEQLLQTDHLEVHAAYTDQPNQRMNVRLPYLKTESGDSRLALQILPVTSDNRVDTQEAEKSLVIRGQVFGLDTARSEKIEVWLDGKKFDATVDDAGIWSAAVDGKQLAASDSHQLKAQVINAQGQVLKAQTLQYQSGSAKTTGLDVDIQPLGLVKADQKDIELQGKVIKPYSSVWLYFAIIVDNLASGLAGAAFIAFLSSLTSVSFTAVQYAIFSSLMTLTPKILGGYSGTIVTHIGYPSFFLMTTLMGIPILILILWVARLLAKHQQQQV, encoded by the coding sequence ATGACCACACAATCAACAGGATGGAAAAACGCCTTTACGGCCTTTTGGGATCGCCGTGCGATCATTATGCTGTTTTTAGGTTTTTCTGCCGGTATTCCCATTCTGCTGATTTTTTCCAGTTTGTCTTTATGGCTCGGTGAAGCCGGTATTGATAAAAGTGCCGTCACTTTCTTTAGCTGGGCCGCGTTAGGTTACTCATTTAAATTTGTCTGGGCACCGTTAATCGATGAATTACCCGTTCCTGTACTCACCCGCAGTCTTGGTCGGCGTCGTGCCTGGTTACTGATCGCCCAATCGCTGATTATCCTTGCCATCGGCATTATGGCCTTTTCCAATCCTGCCTTAGGACAAAGTTCCTTAATTCAGATGGCTATCGGAGCGGTATTGTTGGGTTTTGCTTCGGCTACCCAAGATATTGTGATTGATGCTTACCGGATTGAACTGGCAGAGACGCAAATGCAGACGGTTTTGGCCTCGACCTATAATGCAGGCTATCGTATCGGGATGATCGTTGCAGGGGCAGGTGCCTTATTTTTGGCAGCGTATCTCGGTACTGCGAAAGGCAACTATATTTATGAGGCCTGGAAATACACGTATTTAAGCATGGCGGCGGTGATGCTGGTTGGTGTCATCACGACATTCATCATTCGTGAACCGAAGGTCGAACGAGTTTATAAAACCTATGCACGCAGCGATTATTTCCGTCTGGTGTTGGTGTTTCTGGTCGCGGTTGCTGGTTTTGTTCTGAGCTATATCTATTCCGATCGACTGGTGCAGGCAGTCATAGAAGCCGCACAAATTAGCGATACCTTTTTAAAGTTTTTGCTAGAGAGCGTTCGTTTTATTGGTTCAGCGTTGGTGGCACTTGTGCTGGGATCACTGTTGGTTAAGGCTAAAGTGGTGAATCAGCAGATGGCACATGAGACCTGGATTAACCCGATTCAGGATTTTTTCCAGCGTTATGGCCTGAAACTGGCATTGGTTTTGTTATTGCTGATTGGTTTTTACCGTATTTCTGACATTATCGCGGGTGTGATTTCCAATGTGTTCTATCAGGATTTAAATTTCAGTAAGGAACAAATTGCCGAAGCGGTAAAAGTCTACGGGGTGATCTTTACCTTGATTGGTGGTTTTCTGGGTGGTTTGCTGGCTCAGCGTTTTAACATTATGAAAATCATGTTGATCGGTGCGATCCTGGCCAGTTCAACCAATCTGATTTTTATTGGTTTGGTAAAATCAGGCAATGCTTTAGCACCGGTTGAGATTCAGATCGGCGAGCAACATTACCGTACGACAGCCGATGAGGTCGGATACTGGAAACTGAAAATCCCAGCTGAACAATTATTGCAGACGGATCATCTTGAAGTGCATGCAGCCTATACGGATCAGCCGAATCAAAGGATGAATGTCCGTTTACCTTATTTGAAAACTGAATCGGGTGATTCCAGACTTGCATTACAGATCTTACCTGTGACTTCCGACAATCGGGTTGATACACAAGAAGCTGAAAAAAGTCTGGTCATTCGTGGACAGGTCTTTGGTCTGGATACCGCACGTTCCGAAAAAATAGAAGTGTGGCTGGATGGTAAAAAATTCGATGCTACCGTGGATGATGCTGGTATCTGGAGCGCTGCGGTTGATGGAAAACAACTTGCAGCTTCAGACTCCCACCAGTTAAAAGCGCAGGTGATTAATGCTCAAGGCCAGGTCTTAAAAGCCCAAACCCTGCAATATCAGAGTGGTAGTGCGAAAACGACCGGACTCGATGTGGATATACAGCCGCTAGGACTTGTGAAAGCAGATCAGAAGGATATTGAACTTCAAGGGAAAGTCATCAAGCCTTATAGCAGTGTTTGGTTGTATTTTGCCATTATCGTGGATAATTTAGCATCTGGACTGGCAGGAGCAGCCTTTATTGCATTCCTCTCTAGCCTGACCAGTGTATCTTTTACCGCAGTACAATATGCCATTTTTAGCTCTTTGATGACCTTGACCCCGAAAATTCTAGGCGGTTATTCGGGGACGATTGTGACCCATATCGGTTATCCAAGCTTCTTCTTGATGACCACTCTGATGGGAATTCCGATCCTGATCTTGATTCTCTGGGTCGCACGCCTTCTGGCAAAACATCAACAACAGCAAGTTTAG
- a CDS encoding Lon protease family protein, whose product MTQRLDQMTCSSTPALLPQIAKNIQENPSAFEQADIQGTLQKTALHNKQLTHIPNLENIPASTKRIKPLNNFLGQDRAKASVEAGISLPYSGYNIFAVGTAGLGKRTMIRRLLQQHAKSMPTPDDWVYGYNFQSPRQPIGLCFPAGQGSKFADLLHQTWQTLLKQLERRFSAETYHNKIEQIRQRTGTEQQQALIAITKEGEALDLKLISRQEEHCFVPVHLKNDQMQEMTQDEINALSSKERAEIAANIRYMDKKLERLGLHLGDLEDDARDRVFDLNRDIAKQVVLPRIEQILNKFSEVKGLEQYLKLYAQDIIDHVEMILDQEEDDFSPAMFSRIPARYQANVIVSNKANSGAPVIFEDFPTHYNLLGHVEQLTHNGTITTDFTLIRAGALHRANGGFLMLEAEQLLEQPYAWQGLKRALKSGQLKLSSLEHMLTLTGSISIEPQAIPLNLKVVLLAEPEIYYEILELEPELGSIFKIRADFTDTLQRTAENEHAYMQLIADYVQADKLLPFDRSALAALLTDSSRQAEDQSSLSLHALTLGDLIRESHHHAVQAEDKIVSAKHINTALHNRQYRLGYLRELYWQDLSSGTQLIETRGHRLGQINAISVIHYADVEFGLPSRLTASVYQGGGDILDIERSVELGGSLHAKGVLLMASFLKAHFGREQILHFSAALAFEQSYGQIDGDSATVAELCALISAISQIPIDQSWAITGSMNQLGQVQPIGGVNAKIEGFYDACKLQGLTGKQGVIIPRQNMQHLMLRQDVIDAVQAGQFHVHAIDTIDQALEILMARPVGTLNKKGRYSKNSIYAAVMEQLEYWQAIEDGAELEEEPKKKKKKKKKKKADESARPDQSLNAEQKASDENTNQSAELVN is encoded by the coding sequence GTGACGCAAAGACTCGACCAGATGACTTGTTCTTCCACCCCCGCTTTACTTCCCCAAATCGCAAAAAATATTCAGGAAAATCCTTCTGCATTTGAGCAAGCCGACATTCAGGGTACATTACAAAAAACCGCATTACACAATAAACAACTCACCCATATCCCTAACCTGGAAAATATTCCTGCTTCAACCAAACGGATTAAACCATTAAATAACTTTCTCGGTCAGGATCGTGCGAAAGCCTCAGTAGAAGCAGGGATCTCATTACCTTATTCCGGCTACAACATTTTTGCTGTCGGTACCGCAGGTCTTGGTAAAAGAACCATGATTCGACGTCTGTTACAGCAGCATGCCAAGAGCATGCCGACCCCAGACGACTGGGTCTATGGTTATAACTTTCAAAGCCCGCGTCAGCCAATTGGCCTATGTTTTCCAGCAGGTCAAGGAAGCAAATTTGCCGATCTACTGCATCAAACCTGGCAAACCTTACTCAAGCAGCTCGAACGCCGTTTTAGTGCAGAAACCTATCACAATAAAATTGAACAGATCCGCCAACGTACCGGCACGGAACAGCAACAAGCGTTGATTGCGATCACTAAGGAAGGTGAAGCACTCGATTTGAAACTGATTTCACGTCAGGAAGAACACTGTTTTGTTCCTGTTCATCTTAAAAATGACCAGATGCAGGAAATGACACAAGATGAAATCAATGCTTTAAGTAGTAAAGAGCGTGCCGAAATCGCCGCCAATATCCGCTATATGGATAAAAAGCTGGAACGTCTCGGTTTACATCTGGGCGATCTCGAAGATGATGCTCGTGACCGTGTCTTTGACCTCAATCGTGATATTGCAAAGCAGGTGGTACTACCACGGATCGAGCAAATTCTGAATAAATTCAGTGAAGTTAAAGGCTTAGAGCAGTATCTAAAACTGTATGCTCAAGACATCATTGACCATGTAGAAATGATTCTGGATCAGGAAGAAGATGATTTCTCTCCGGCGATGTTTAGCCGTATTCCCGCGCGCTATCAGGCGAATGTCATTGTCAGCAATAAAGCTAACAGTGGTGCACCGGTTATTTTTGAAGACTTTCCAACCCACTACAATTTGTTAGGTCACGTTGAGCAACTGACGCATAACGGTACTATTACCACGGATTTCACCCTCATTCGTGCGGGTGCCTTACATCGTGCCAATGGCGGTTTTCTCATGCTCGAAGCTGAGCAATTATTGGAACAACCGTATGCTTGGCAAGGTCTGAAACGTGCACTGAAATCGGGTCAGTTAAAGCTCTCTTCGCTAGAACATATGCTTACCCTGACCGGTAGTATTTCGATTGAACCCCAGGCCATTCCACTGAATTTAAAAGTCGTTTTGCTGGCCGAACCGGAAATTTACTATGAAATTCTGGAACTAGAACCTGAACTGGGTAGTATTTTTAAAATCCGGGCAGATTTTACTGATACCCTGCAACGTACAGCAGAAAATGAACATGCTTACATGCAGCTGATCGCTGATTATGTACAGGCAGATAAACTGTTGCCGTTTGACCGTTCTGCACTCGCTGCCCTGCTAACCGATTCAAGCCGTCAAGCTGAAGATCAGAGTTCACTCTCCCTGCATGCGCTGACTTTGGGGGACTTGATCCGTGAATCGCATCACCATGCGGTACAGGCAGAAGATAAAATCGTCTCGGCCAAACATATCAACACAGCCTTACATAACCGCCAATACCGCTTAGGCTATTTGCGTGAATTGTATTGGCAGGATCTGTCAAGTGGAACTCAGCTCATCGAGACACGTGGCCACCGCCTCGGCCAAATTAACGCCATTTCTGTGATTCATTATGCGGATGTAGAGTTTGGCTTGCCATCGCGTTTGACCGCTTCTGTCTATCAAGGCGGTGGAGATATTCTGGATATAGAACGTAGTGTAGAGCTGGGTGGTTCATTACATGCCAAAGGTGTGTTACTGATGGCCAGCTTTCTGAAAGCCCACTTTGGCCGTGAACAGATTTTGCACTTCTCGGCTGCATTGGCTTTCGAACAAAGCTACGGACAAATTGATGGCGACAGTGCCACCGTTGCTGAACTCTGCGCCCTCATTTCAGCCATTAGCCAAATCCCGATTGATCAATCCTGGGCAATTACCGGCTCTATGAACCAGCTTGGCCAGGTGCAGCCGATTGGGGGTGTCAATGCCAAAATTGAAGGCTTCTATGATGCCTGCAAACTGCAAGGTCTAACCGGTAAACAAGGCGTCATTATTCCGCGCCAGAACATGCAACATCTGATGTTACGCCAGGATGTGATTGATGCCGTACAGGCCGGACAGTTCCATGTTCATGCCATTGATACCATTGATCAGGCACTGGAAATCCTGATGGCCCGCCCTGTTGGCACCCTCAACAAGAAAGGCCGTTATAGCAAAAACTCGATCTATGCGGCTGTGATGGAGCAACTGGAATACTGGCAAGCAATCGAAGATGGTGCTGAACTGGAAGAAGAGCCGAAGAAAAAGAAAAAAAAGAAGAAAAAAAAGAAAGCAGATGAAAGTGCTCGTCCGGATCAATCACTGAATGCAGAACAGAAAGCGAGCGATGAAAATACCAATCAGTCTGCAGAACTGGTGAATTGA
- the grxD gene encoding Grx4 family monothiol glutaredoxin has translation MTEQARDTEALIRDQIAKHAVLLYMKGTPQFPQCGFSARAVEALSQIGRPFAYVNILENPDIRATLPKIANWPTFPQLWVNGELIGGSDIMLEMFQSGELKPLIEAHSAAPEA, from the coding sequence ATGACTGAACAAGCACGTGATACTGAAGCATTAATTCGCGATCAAATTGCTAAACATGCTGTACTCCTTTACATGAAAGGTACGCCGCAATTTCCACAATGTGGTTTCTCAGCACGTGCTGTGGAAGCGCTCAGTCAGATTGGCCGTCCGTTTGCTTATGTGAATATTCTTGAAAATCCAGATATTCGTGCAACTTTACCAAAAATTGCCAACTGGCCAACTTTCCCACAATTGTGGGTGAATGGTGAGTTGATTGGCGGTAGCGACATCATGCTTGAAATGTTCCAGAGCGGCGAACTCAAGCCATTGATCGAAGCACATAGTGCAGCACCTGAAGCATAA
- a CDS encoding aspartate aminotransferase family protein encodes MNHITLAPVQPDQPSHLMPTYGRQPISFVRGRGAYLYTADGSEYLDALTGIAVCGLGHAHPVIAEAIAEQAATLIHTSNLFEIPWQTAAAQKLAEVSGMEEIFFSNSGAESNEGAIKIARKYGHQQGISHPKIIVAEKSFHGRTLATLSATGNAKVQEGFAPLVEGFIRVPFGDIEAIQEAAIQHPDIVAILIEPIQGEGGVNTAPQGFSYLEDVRQICNQHNWLMMLDEVQTGNGRTGKYFAYQHTNIVPDVLTTAKGLGNGFPIGAVMTQGRAVGVLAAGNHGSTYGGTALGSRVVYTVIDLMQKENTMENAAQVGQYIVDQLREKLAVQNVIVRGFGMMIGIELPKACAELVNIARDQQKLIINVTAGNVVRLLPPLNMTREQADDLVQRLVPLIQDFLAA; translated from the coding sequence ATGAATCATATCACCCTTGCTCCGGTACAACCTGATCAACCATCTCATTTGATGCCAACTTATGGCCGTCAACCGATCAGCTTTGTACGAGGACGAGGTGCTTATCTTTATACAGCAGATGGCAGTGAATACCTAGATGCACTCACCGGGATTGCCGTATGCGGCTTAGGTCATGCCCATCCTGTGATTGCAGAAGCGATTGCTGAACAGGCAGCCACCCTGATTCATACCAGTAACCTGTTTGAAATTCCATGGCAAACGGCCGCTGCACAAAAACTGGCTGAAGTCTCCGGTATGGAAGAGATTTTCTTCTCCAACAGTGGTGCGGAATCCAATGAAGGTGCAATCAAAATTGCACGTAAATATGGCCACCAACAAGGCATCAGCCATCCTAAAATTATTGTGGCAGAGAAATCTTTCCATGGCCGTACCCTTGCGACGCTTTCTGCGACAGGTAATGCCAAAGTGCAGGAAGGTTTTGCTCCACTCGTAGAAGGTTTTATCCGTGTGCCTTTTGGCGATATCGAAGCCATTCAGGAAGCAGCGATCCAGCACCCAGACATCGTGGCGATTTTGATTGAACCGATCCAGGGTGAAGGCGGTGTCAATACTGCACCACAAGGGTTTAGCTATCTTGAAGACGTCCGTCAGATCTGTAACCAGCACAACTGGCTCATGATGCTGGATGAAGTCCAGACGGGTAATGGCCGTACCGGAAAATATTTTGCCTATCAGCATACCAATATCGTGCCAGATGTTTTAACCACAGCAAAAGGATTGGGTAATGGTTTCCCGATTGGCGCGGTCATGACTCAAGGACGTGCTGTTGGCGTATTGGCAGCAGGCAACCACGGTTCAACTTACGGTGGTACGGCTTTGGGTTCGCGCGTAGTCTATACCGTGATCGACCTAATGCAAAAAGAAAACACCATGGAAAATGCCGCTCAAGTGGGTCAGTACATCGTGGATCAACTGCGTGAAAAACTGGCAGTCCAGAACGTGATTGTTCGTGGTTTCGGCATGATGATCGGGATTGAACTACCAAAAGCTTGTGCGGAACTGGTGAATATTGCTCGTGATCAGCAAAAACTCATTATTAACGTAACCGCTGGCAATGTGGTACGTCTGTTGCCGCCATTGAACATGACCCGCGAACAGGCTGACGATCTTGTGCAGCGTCTGGTTCCATTGATCCAGGATTTTCTTGCAGCCTAA
- a CDS encoding LysR family transcriptional regulator, with protein MLDQLRAMGVFACVVEKSSFSGAARALGITTSAVSQQIRSLEHEMEVTLLHRSTRKLSLTEAGQTFFHSCQEMLAAAERGRTRINELRDDLVGELRIATTPELGANHLVPALSHWMAAHRGLSVKIETNNHDVDLIEGRIDIALRMNPQAEDQHIASVPLTPVEQILVAAPSYLNQTVPLTRPEDLQHHELLPTNIIKNDRHFAFQHNSTGEAVEVEMNARLHSNNVSVAKSLCKQGHGIARIFYLDVQKELKNGSLVEVLPEWKLPAFTLCAMISKQEQQPIKIHRCVDALKQYFSQLPGGRIFQDAL; from the coding sequence ATGTTAGACCAACTTCGAGCAATGGGTGTCTTTGCTTGTGTTGTAGAAAAAAGTTCATTCAGTGGTGCTGCCCGAGCTTTGGGCATTACCACCAGTGCTGTCAGCCAACAGATTCGCTCCTTAGAACATGAAATGGAAGTCACCCTTCTGCACCGTTCGACACGAAAGCTGAGTTTGACTGAGGCGGGCCAGACTTTTTTCCACAGCTGCCAAGAAATGCTCGCTGCTGCGGAACGCGGCAGAACGCGTATCAATGAATTGCGTGATGATCTGGTTGGTGAATTACGTATCGCTACGACGCCTGAATTGGGGGCAAACCATCTGGTGCCTGCTTTGTCGCACTGGATGGCGGCGCATCGTGGCCTATCCGTTAAAATAGAAACCAATAACCATGATGTCGACTTGATAGAAGGGCGGATTGATATTGCACTGCGGATGAATCCTCAGGCAGAAGATCAGCATATTGCATCTGTACCATTAACACCGGTTGAACAGATTCTGGTTGCTGCACCGAGCTATTTAAATCAGACCGTACCGCTCACCCGGCCGGAAGATTTACAGCATCATGAACTGCTTCCAACCAATATCATCAAGAATGATCGGCATTTCGCATTTCAGCACAACAGCACTGGCGAAGCAGTTGAGGTTGAGATGAATGCCCGTTTGCATTCCAATAATGTTTCAGTCGCCAAATCCTTGTGTAAACAGGGCCACGGTATTGCACGCATTTTTTATCTGGATGTGCAAAAAGAATTAAAGAACGGGTCGTTAGTGGAAGTCCTTCCGGAATGGAAATTACCCGCGTTCACTTTATGTGCGATGATTTCGAAACAAGAACAACAACCGATTAAAATCCATCGCTGTGTTGATGCATTGAAACAATATTTTAGCCAGTTACCCGGTGGCCGAATTTTTCAAGACGCTTTATAA
- a CDS encoding peptidoglycan DD-metalloendopeptidase family protein has protein sequence MQLLRQQPFFYVPTNMLKTIVLSVAVVSTIALTGCASKPQVNNPARYAIAPEFYTVRSGDTLSGIAARYGLSYTSIAEMNDITPPYRIYVNQSLRLKQSGTARRSTTTQAVTQAAPIQRQSMNFPSAPVVSSPPVQSATSVAIAKASSLRWVKPSNGAVLQGFNLASNVKGIRYAGNMGDPVYAAADGQVVYAADGLKEYGNLVLIKHIDGYITAYAHNSKMNVKSGENVKAGQKIAEMGSSGTNRVMLEFQVRLDGKPVNPVGVLPTN, from the coding sequence ATGCAATTGCTTCGACAACAGCCATTCTTTTATGTGCCGACAAATATGCTAAAAACCATCGTGTTGTCCGTAGCCGTTGTTTCAACGATTGCACTGACTGGTTGTGCCTCTAAACCTCAAGTCAATAATCCTGCACGTTATGCGATTGCTCCTGAGTTCTACACTGTGCGTTCCGGAGATACCTTGAGTGGGATTGCTGCGCGCTACGGCTTGAGTTACACCAGTATTGCTGAAATGAATGATATTACACCGCCTTACCGGATTTATGTGAATCAGTCATTACGCCTGAAACAATCTGGGACAGCGCGTCGCAGTACTACGACCCAAGCTGTTACACAAGCTGCACCGATTCAACGTCAAAGTATGAATTTTCCGAGTGCCCCAGTCGTGAGCAGTCCACCTGTTCAATCAGCTACTTCGGTTGCAATTGCGAAAGCGAGTAGCTTACGTTGGGTGAAACCAAGTAATGGTGCCGTGCTGCAAGGTTTCAATCTAGCCAGCAATGTGAAGGGGATTCGCTATGCGGGTAATATGGGGGATCCTGTATATGCAGCAGCAGATGGTCAGGTAGTCTACGCTGCAGATGGCTTAAAAGAATATGGCAATCTGGTGCTGATTAAGCATATTGATGGTTATATCACTGCCTATGCACATAACAGTAAAATGAATGTGAAAAGTGGTGAAAATGTGAAAGCAGGGCAGAAGATTGCTGAGATGGGATCGAGTGGAACCAATCGTGTGATGCTGGAGTTTCAGGTCCGTTTAGATGGTAAGCCGGTGAATCCTGTCGGTGTTTTACCAACTAATTGA
- the surE gene encoding 5'/3'-nucleotidase SurE, translating into MNILLANDDGVFAPGIQALAHALRPLGRVVIVAPESERSGFSSALTLDRPLRAVPIAEDVWAVNGTPADCVYLSMNGLFDFEFDLVVSGINSGANLGDDVLYSGTVGAAFEGRLMKQPALAVSLAGSNVRSYLHPNDYAVAAKWMHDFIAAGVPKLPPRHILNINIPDVEELQGAQITYQGCRTQSKPITSHVDPRGRQVYWIGLAGEAVAEPRKNVADIQSDFFAVANGYVSITPIQMDATNYEVLSSLQNQLSAMR; encoded by the coding sequence GTGAATATTCTTCTTGCCAATGATGATGGTGTTTTTGCACCCGGGATTCAAGCACTTGCACACGCATTACGACCGTTAGGCCGTGTCGTGATTGTGGCACCAGAAAGCGAACGTAGCGGTTTTTCTAGTGCCCTAACCCTAGACCGCCCTTTACGTGCTGTACCGATTGCTGAAGATGTCTGGGCAGTCAATGGTACACCGGCGGATTGTGTATATTTATCTATGAATGGCCTGTTTGATTTCGAATTTGATCTGGTGGTCAGCGGCATTAACAGTGGTGCCAACCTTGGTGATGATGTGCTGTATTCGGGAACCGTGGGTGCTGCATTTGAAGGGCGTCTGATGAAACAGCCAGCACTTGCGGTTTCCTTGGCAGGGAGTAATGTTCGTTCTTATTTGCATCCGAATGATTATGCCGTTGCAGCAAAATGGATGCATGATTTTATTGCCGCAGGGGTGCCCAAATTGCCTCCACGCCATATCCTGAATATCAATATTCCAGATGTGGAAGAGCTACAGGGCGCACAGATTACCTATCAGGGCTGCCGGACACAGTCTAAACCGATTACCAGCCATGTCGATCCACGTGGCCGTCAAGTCTACTGGATCGGACTGGCCGGTGAAGCAGTTGCTGAACCTCGTAAAAATGTTGCTGATATTCAGTCCGATTTTTTTGCGGTTGCGAATGGTTACGTGAGCATTACCCCGATTCAGATGGATGCAACCAATTATGAGGTTCTCAGCAGTTTACAAAACCAATTAAGTGCAATGCGATAA